The nucleotide sequence catgtatacatttttaaaaatcccaatactatttttaaaataatacaaagtagaaaaaataaataaaatacatcttcCTCACTCCCAATTCCATTTCCTGAGGAAAACAATGAGACAGTTTAATTCAgtaatgtatcaaaatatcacactagTTTATGAAACAATGACTGAATTTTTCAGAATTGTGCATGACAGTTGTTAAACACtgctttaattaaaaatcaaatgacataAACTTACAACTAAGTAAATTATATTAAGGCAAAGGTGATAAACATTCAAAACTCAttgcttcctgatcattttaGTGCATTTTGCTGTTATCTCTTGAGGTCATTTATATGTAGAGCATCTGTATGGTAAAAATGCTGTATATTGAGTGCTACTGCACATCTCTTCCCAACTCTGTTCAGTGATGTCACGTTTGAAACTCCATGCTGGGAGTATCACACAACGGAAATAGGCGAACATCACAAATCAGTGCTGATTTTCTTTCGGGCAGcttttgttaaacatttaccagcatgCCACTGTTCTGTTGCATAGTCTTACCAACTTTTCCCCTTTGATtatgtctgtatatatatgtCCCTGACTATGAAGTAGCTATTTGAAGAAGGTATCATGggccacaaagaataaaaatcatcttcCTATTTCTGCAATCTCCCACAGGACAATATTGGAAGGATTAGCTCTAGCCCCTTTAGGGAAAACATTTATGTTCCCTCTTATTTCTTCGCAGCCCAGGGGTAAGCACTTGGCCTAACTCAAATAACTGGAATGCTCCCAAATGGACTTTGAATCTTGGAGTACACACAAGACCCAGGGAGAGTTCCTGATATCTTCACTGCACTTGCAGCCTCTGAAGAGTGGGTGGTGCCAGCAGGAAATTCTCACAAACAAGTTCCTGTGGCATGAATTCAGGGTGGCCTTGGCATAATCTCAGCCATATGTTCCTGTTGTCTAGCCTGCCTTGGTTCTCACTGCTTATCTGGGGAAAGTACAAGATGAGCCCAAACATTTTGTAGTGTTtgaaagtaaaagggaaaaatgcTCAAAATGATAGAGATAAATCAAAAGGAGACAGAAGCAAGCTCAAAGGGATGTCCACTGATCAAATCTGGGACAAACTGGAACATCAGAATAATAGCAATGCCCCAACATAGTGgggcatgcttataatcccagctactgtgaggctgaggcacaaggatggcaagtttgaagccagcctgggcaacgtggTGAGTtgctgcctaaaaataaaaaatataaaaaggactgggggtgtcaGTGGTAGAACtcacccaggttcaatccccagtattgcacacatgcatatgcgcatgcatgcacacacacacacacacacacacacacacacacaatcaatgGATTCAACCCATTGATTGAAACAGGAATCTATactggtataaataaatatatgtaaataaatatatggagAAATCTCTTCTTTACAGTAGAATGTCAACTGATAGAtgtaaatacaataataaaaatagatcaCCATTAGTCAATTATTACAGTACATGATAATGTACCAGTGGGTAGAGGTTCAATAGAGAATAGGATATTAGGATAGTTTCAGGATGTTTCCCCTGAGAATACTTATTatttacaaagataaaaattgTGACTTATAGTGGAAGAAGCTGGCAGACACCATCTTGACCAAGGTTATCATCAGTGGTAGGATGGGTTGACATCATGTCTCCTGAGATGATACACTGAGAAGAACACAGCATAATTTTTGTGTGCATGGTATTCCAGCTGTGAATTTATAAGTCTAGACCCAAGGACACACCAGACTGTCCCAGGTTGAGGAACATCCTACAGAATCAAAGACTATGCTCTAAAACTGTCAAGGTAATGAAAGACGGGATAAGAATAAGGAAATGTTCTGTATTGAAACTGATTAACAAGAcatgacaaataaatataatgcatgaTCCTGAATTTGGACTTGGactggaaaggaaaaggagatatTGCACATTTGGTGAAGTTTGAATGGGGTCTGTGAATTGTATGGTGGTGTTGTTTCAAGGTTAATTTCCTGATTGGTAAGGTTGCATGAAACTTACAGAACATTGTACTTATTTGGGAGGAAATACATGCTGAAATAATTAGGACTAAAATAGCATCATGTTTGCAATTTGCTCTCAAGTTGATCAGGAAAAAAATGGTAATGATATGAGTATGAATAAATGTTAAcaattgcagagactggcttaAGGAGAtaagagttctttgtattcttccattttttctgtaaattggaaatatttcaaaataaattaacttttaaaaataaaggtaagagccaggtgcagtggtgcacaactgcaatctcagttacttgggaggatgaggcaggaggatcacaagttctaggccaggctctgcaatgtagcaagaccctgtctgaaaattaaaaataaaaagggatagggatgggggtgtggctcagtaaaggagcacttgcctagcatcagCAAAGCCCTGGGTCCATATGCAGTACcccaaaaaaaggaggaggaggagaaaagaaagggctAAGAACTCTTTCAGAAGGAACTGTTCCTCTCAGTCCCTAAACATGCTTAAATCCCTCTtattctaaacaaagaaaaactaaaaacaaaataatgaagtcaGCCACCACTTACTATTGCCACTTCCTCCCTGCTGGACATCAGGATGTAGCTGAAACATGGCCAGAGGCCAGGTCAGTGTCAGGAAGCCTCTGTTTGAGACTGGCTCTGCTAATCCCTCACATGTGACTTTGGCCAAAACATTTCATCTCTCttagcttcagtttcctcatttttaagaTGGGAACAATAGTAGCTCTCTTCTAGAGTTatcatggtggtacatgcctgtaatcccagtgatttgggaggctgaggcaggaggattgcaagtttgacagcctcagcaatttagcaaggccctaagcaacttagtagcaccttgtctgaaaataaaaacacaaaaatggctggggatgtggctcagtgataaagcattccTGCATTTAGcttccagtaccaccaaaaaagaaaaaagaaagaaaccatatgAAAGCAAGTTATAAACTCTTAGGTCTTCTCCAACTGCTAACTACAAGTGATTCTTCACGTTAACTCCCAGTGACACAGGAATATTGCTTTCAAAGCTTTCTAAAATGCATCCTCTCCTCAGAGTTCTACCTGCTCACTGCAGGACTGCACACAGCTGGTCACAGATGCAGGAGGTTGATCTGACCTCCTTTTCTCAACCTTGCCTGGCTCTTCTGTCTGCCTGTCCAGAACAGctattcattctgttcttttcctgGTCCTTTCCCTCTTCACCTACTTGCTCTTTTTGGACTCTCTTATTTGCCTCCATCCCTTGGCAACCTCCATTATTATACTGATGTCATCCCCCTCATACCTTCAGTGTTCACTTCTCTCAGTTATTCTATGTTCACTGAGAAATTCCCAGAGGCATTTCAAATATATCTTGGGCAAAATGAAATGATTCCTTTCTTACTTGCTTTGcttcttctgttctcttccttATTGAAAACACCCACTCGTTGgatgcagtgatgcatgcctataatctcagctacccATTAGGCCgagacaggagaattacaagttcgaTGCCATCCTGGATAACTttgggagaacctgtctcaaaataaaattttaaaaaacggcatggaatgtagctcagtgacagagcacttgcctagaatgtgcaagtGCCTGGATTCTTTCTagtatcaaaatgaataaataaataaaaatagaaaaaagaaaatattccctCTACGTACTTTACCTAGAACACTACAAgtcattcattattattattattactattactatttgcAAGAAACTTCTTTTGTGTGCCAATACTGCCCCAGgtattttgtattcttgatttgCTTTATTCCTTCAAAGAACCCTAAGAAGTtgatactactttttttttttttttttgtacaaggattgaactcaggggcacttgaccactgagctaactccccagtcctattctgtattttatttagagcaagggtctcactgagttgcttagtacctcgattttgctgaggctagctttgaactctagatctcagcctccccagtggctgggattacaggtgtgtgccaccgtgcctggcttgatcctttgctagcaaagcaataaacattctttttcctttttctcaaaaccatgtccttatTATTGGATTGACATCAGAGACAAGGGACAAGCTTTTGGAAACAACGGCACCTGTATTCCACATTACATCAACATAAACCAAATCTAGAAAGTAGGCTCTTAGTGAAACGTTATCTCAGGTTTTACATCTATAatatgtgaaaggaaaaaaattctcagagggcttaattacataataataaatgtataatttaagtGATACTTATAATATCTTCCAAAGTGGtggttttgtcttcattgttcaCCATTCCTGCTACTACTTATCTCCCCTCATTCAGATTCAGTTGTAAAGCAAGCAgacaccattcttttttttttttttttctacatccacaacgttttttatttttggagacagggtctggctcagTTGCcgaggttgaatttttttttaattttaatttatttttattgtaaacaaatgggatacatgttgtttctgtttgtatacggagtaacagcataccattttcgtaatcatacatttacatagggtaatgatgtttgactcattctgccattttttccttccccccacccctcccacccctcttttccctctatatagtccctccctccattcttgcccccctcccacccccattatgtgtcatcatccgcttatcagtgagatcattcgccttttggatttttgagattggtttatctcacttagcatgatattctccaatttcatccatttgcctgcaaatgccataatttcattattctttatagctgagtaatattccattgtatatatataccacagtttctttatccattcatcaattgaaggacatctaggttggttccacaatctggctattgtgaattgagcagctatgaacattgatgtgactgtatctctgtaatatgctgattttaagtcctttgggtagaggctgaggagtgggatggctgggtcaaatggtgggtccattccaagttttctaaggaatctccacactactttccagagtggctgcactaatttgcaaccccaccaacaaagtatgagtgtaccttttccccacatcctctccaacacatattgttgcttgtattcttgataatggccattctaattggggtgagatggaatcttagtgtagttttgatttgcatttctcttattactaaagatgctgaacattttttcatatgctgttgattgcttgtagatcttctgtgaagcgtctgttcatatccttagcccatttgttgattgggttatttgtattcttcgtgtagagttttttgagttctttatacattctggaaattagtgctttatctgaagtatgagtggcaaagatattctcccactctgtaggctctctcttcacattgctgatagtttcctttgctgagagaaagctatttagtttgaatctatcccagttattgattcttacttttatttcttgtgctatgggagtcctgttaaggaagtctgatccaaagCCAACAAGGCAGACACCATTCTTATTACTATAAATCATCTTAATAACCTACCTGTTACAATGACTCATTTGCTTTTATTACTGTCATTActaaaggaaacagaaatggaATTTTAACACAGATGGCAGATCCAAGTCTTCTAAAACTGGAATACATAGCTTCATTTCCCCACAAAATCAGTCTTATTCTGTAGTTCCAGTTATTcaaaagtctgaggcaggaggatggtctgagcccagaagtttgagaccagtctagGAAGCACAGCAAGACCATCTGTAATACCTTGGGCTGTTTGTCActgatatattttgttttcttccacttTCACTGAGTGATGTCCCAGAGCCAACTGTGCATAGATGCCcaataaaataaatctaccaGGTAAAGACTCCGCTTCCTCCGTGCCAGAAACATAAAATGCGATAGTGCTGCAGCCACTGCTGCAGGGACAAAAATCCCCCAGATTTATTTCTGATGTCCTGTTAGGATCCTTGGGTTATTTCCAAGTGTTACGAATCACTGGAATCTAAATTCTGTGCCCATCTTTACATCGCTCAACTTTTCTTAGCAACATGGTGTTTCAAATTATATAGATACACCATAATTCATTGTTCATTTCCCTACCGATGAGAATTTAGCCTTAGATTCTATTTACTGGGTTCTTGGGGCACTTAATGCTGTTAGGCATCTTGCTGGCAATGTACTTTCTTATGCATTCTTCCACCGAACTGTGAGCTCCTCTAGAGAAGAGTCAGTGTTTTCATATTCACCTTTGTATCCTCTTAACCTAGTTCCCACACTTGGTCTGGGGTATATGTTTACCAAACTTGAGTGTAATAATTGACTCGCCCGCGTTGTGTTCTGGAATCTAGTGCTGGGAAGCGGAGTGAGGAGAAAGCCATGCCCCTTTGGGCGGTTCTGGCCTCAGAGCCCGGAACTTTTGTTTAAAGGATCGTTGTTTCTCAGGGAGGATTTTGCATGTAAAGCGTGCCCCGCACAAGCATGGGTGCCGCGCACCGGAAGTAGAGGATTATTTTTCGGGGTCAGTTCTTCCGCGGGGCGGAAAAGGCATGTCTGCATGTTTCCCGACCATTTCCAGACTCTTTCCCTTAGAGGACCCCATGAGTAAGCTGTGGCGGCGCGGGAGCaccccaggggctctggaggcccCTGAGCCAGGTAAGCACTGGCCGATCAAACTTAGACCTTCTTGGAAAAGAAGTTCTTTACGCTTCTTGGAGCGTCTGAGTACTTTGCCACAGGTGGGAGAAGAAAGGCGGTGCTGTCGTTATGGTAACAGCTAGTACCGCTGGAAGAGTGGGTCCCTCTTATGAGTATTAGGTTATTCAGGGTTTCCTCTGCCACAGTTTGGCCGAACACCGTTGACAGACTCTTCTTCTGCAGGGGAAGCGCTGGAGTTGAGCTTAGCGGGTACCCATGGCCACGGAGTGCACAAGAAAAAGCACAAGAAGCACAAGAAAAAGCACAAGAAGAAACACCATCAGGAAGAGGAGGCCGGGCCTACACAGCCATCTCCTGCCAAGCCCCAGCTCAAACTCAAAATCAAGCTGGGCGGGCAGGTCCTAGGCACCAAGAGGTGAGGCCAAGAGGTTCTGGAGTTTCCTTGGGGAACTTTAGGAGCAGGCGAAGTAGAACTGGCTGGGCTTTCtagaagacagagaaaacacTGTGATTTCAGGTACCAGGTTTAGGCAGCAAGAATCCAATGATGCAAGGAAAGCTGTAGTGTATCTACTGAGCAGGAGATACTTGGTCACTTTACAGGGTAGTGTTGTCTCTCTGCAGTGTGCCTACTTTCACTGTGATCCCTGAGGGTCCTCGCTCACCCTCTCCCCTCATGGTTGTGGATAATGAAGAGGAACCTATGGAAGGAGTCCCCTTGGAGCAATACCGAGCCTGGCTGGGTGAGCAGGATCCGGAGGTGGGGAAACTGGGTTTTTCATTATACCTAAGGGAAGGGGGTTAGTTCTGAAGTAGGTGAGAATATTTAATGTCCTAGAATTAACTTGGCTAAACAGGGGCCCCTATCTGAACAATTCTACTTATATCTCTCCAACTTTCCTTCCCAGATGAAGACAGTAATCTGTCTCCCTCCCCACTTCGGGACCTGTCAGGGGGACTAGGgggccaggaggaagaggaggaacagagGTGGCTGGATGCCCTGGAGAAGGGGGAACTGGATGATAATGGAGACCTCAAGAAGGAGATCAATGAGCGGTTGCTCACAGCTCGACAAGTAagttaatttcattctttattcactCACCAAATGTATATTGGAACCTGTAGTGACCCAAGCACTTCACTGGCAATGGGGACATCAATGGGAGAGAAAAGACTATTCTGATTCTGTTCTCGTGGAGCCAATAGTCTagggtgtgtgtgtttggaggggGGCTAAGTAAATAACTGCTCtatgacaagaaaaagaagtaatgaaAATAGAAAGTGGCAAAGAGACAACATTAAGTAaagtggtcagggaaggcctcttTGAAGAGATAACATTTACAGTACCAGAGGAACTTTTCAGACAAAGGGGCCAGTAGGTGCAAAGCCCTGAGACTGAATTTACCTAGCAGggtaaaggagaagaaaaaatgtgGCTAAACATACACTGATGGGTTGTATGTAGAGAAATAacatttgatttgcattttaatagaCTACTTTGGCTTCTATGTGGAAAACTAATCTTAAGTGatagaagcagggagaccagttagGAAACTAAGAAATGGTGGTGATTTGAATCAAGATTAAAGTGGAAATAGAGAAATCAGATGAATGCCggatatattttggaaatagatATTTGGTGAAAAATGGAATCATGGGTAACCCTGAATTCTTGGCTTGAACACTTATTCAATTGATGCCATCTattgagataaaaatattaaaaacaacaaaaacctcctGAAGAGTGGCAGAGTTTTGGTACACAGGGCAGGCAGGTAATATTACAAATGTTCTTTTTCCCTCAAGAGTTGAGAGTTGAGGATCTGAACGTGAATATCAGACTTGGGAGGAGGCAGGATTAAGGACCCGAGAAGAAAATGCTCATTAATCCCCCTTCTCCTAAGACCTGCACTCCTTCAGATCCTACGTTTGTTCCACGTCCCCTCTGCCCCTTCCCTCGACCTGGCGGACCTCCCAACTCCCTCATGCTCCATTTTCAAACGCCACTCCTTCTTTCTCCCCAGCGAGCTCTTCTCCAGAAGGCGCGGAGTCAGCCTTCCCCGATGATGCCGCTGCCTGTCGCAGGGGGCTGCCCGGCCCCTGCCCTCACCGAGGAGATGTTGCTAAAGCGCGAGGAGCGGGCGCGCAAGCGGCGACTGCAGGCAGCGCGGCGAGCGGAAGAGCACAAGAACCAGACAATCGAGCGCCTCACCAAGACTGCGGCTCCCAGCGGGCGGGGAGGTCGGGGGGCCGCGCGGGGCGAGCGGCGGGGAGGGCGGGCGGCAGCCCCGGCCCCCATGGTGCGCTACAGCAGCGGGGCACAGGGTTCCACTCTGTCCTTCCCACCTGGTGTCCCCGCCCCCGCGGCTGTGTCTCAGCGTCCAGCTCCAACAGGCCCCCCTCCGCGCTGCTCTGTCCCGGGCTGCCCTCACCCGCGCCGGTACGCCTGTTCCCGCACGGGCCAGGCGCTCTGCAGCCTTCAGTGTTACCGCATCAACCT is from Sciurus carolinensis chromosome 13, mSciCar1.2, whole genome shotgun sequence and encodes:
- the Ino80b gene encoding INO80 complex subunit B yields the protein MSACFPTISRLFPLEDPMSKLWRRGSTPGALEAPEPGEALELSLAGTHGHGVHKKKHKKHKKKHKKKHHQEEEAGPTQPSPAKPQLKLKIKLGGQVLGTKSVPTFTVIPEGPRSPSPLMVVDNEEEPMEGVPLEQYRAWLDEDSNLSPSPLRDLSGGLGGQEEEEEQRWLDALEKGELDDNGDLKKEINERLLTARQRALLQKARSQPSPMMPLPVAGGCPAPALTEEMLLKREERARKRRLQAARRAEEHKNQTIERLTKTAAPSGRGGRGAARGERRGGRAAAPAPMVRYSSGAQGSTLSFPPGVPAPAAVSQRPAPTGPPPRCSVPGCPHPRRYACSRTGQALCSLQCYRINLQMRLGGPEGPGSPLLAT